Part of the Drosophila pseudoobscura strain MV-25-SWS-2005 chromosome 2, UCI_Dpse_MV25, whole genome shotgun sequence genome, CGATCTGTTTGGTGAGATCGGTAATGGCCTGAGCCTGCTCCACTTGCTCGGCAGAGGGCTTGCTTTCAGCTCGTATCAGGCGGCCATCTTCGGACTTGATTAAATTCCGGTCGTTCAGCTGCTTTTCCAAGGCCTGAAAGAGATCTTCGAGTTCTTCGGTGTTGGCTCTGGTCAGGCGCCTGAGTCTTGAGGCCTTGGGTTCATTGTCCATAAGAAGCACAACAGTCTTGTTGCTGGCATCCACAGGTCCAGTATCGCTGCCATTGGTGACCATTTTGTCTGGCATTTCTTTGGAGGCATCCTTGGTAGTTGGTTGGTTCTTTTCAGGCTGCTGATTGGAGGATTCCTTCGTTACTGTGCACTCGTCGGAACAGCACttctttgttttcgtttcttcGTTCTTGTTGGGTTTGCCTTTCTCAGCTTGAGGGGGTTCCAATTCCTTGGAAGAGGGCTCTTCAACATGTTCGGTTTTGATTACATCTTCCTGTTTGGTATTCTCCTCTTGTACCTCGGACTTTGGATCGACCACTGCCTCTTTAGCTGTTTTATCGACATCTACCTCTTTGGCCCGGGCTTGGGCTATCTCTTCATTTTCCAGGGTTTTGGTCTCCTTCACCGTTTCGGGCTCAATGCCCTCTGGCGGAAGGTCCTCCAATCTCACCGTTTCATCGCTTTTGACATTCTGGTTGTGGCAATCCTTCTCCTGCTTTTTGGAGCCTTCACTCTCATCGGGTTTATCCGGatggggctgtggctgcggctctTCCAAAGCTTCATTCTCTGGGATGACGGTGCCGTTCTTGGCTCTCTCTTCCACCAACTGTGCCTCCAGCTGCTCGAGACGTCGTGCCAGGTCCTCCGTAGTGGGCTTGGACTCGCTCCTCTTCCGTTCAGAGTCCTTGTTGACCATCATTttgatgttgatgctgatgttgatgGGCTTGTGGGAGTCCACTTCCTCCAGCTCGCCAAAGTTCTGCGTGTATCGCACCAGCTCCTTGCCGGTGGTGGCATCGATGGTGTCCGTGCTCAGCCGACGCGGCGAGCCGCTGTCATCGCTCTGGGGGGCGACAGCCACGGCCGCCGCTGACTTCTCGCGCATGGCTTCCAGCAACTTGAGACTGTTCTCGCTCAGCTGCTTCTCCAGGGCCAGGACACGCTGCTCCAGCTGGCATTCAGCCAGAGCCTGGCGCGAGGTGCTCGGCCCGTCAGCGCTGATCACTAGGACATTGGCCTTCGATGCAACTTCGGAATCACTTGCACAGCGCTGCTTGTAGAATTTCTTATACAATTTCTTCTCCAGGAATTGCAATCGGTTTTCCAGATCGGCCCTTGAGGGCAAATCGGAGAAACGACGAACCGTTCGCTGCTGCCAGGGTTCATAATTTCCCGATCTGTAGTAAGCCGTGTTTGCAGGTGCTTCCGAGGTCTCATCGCCCATCGTTGTGGGtcgctgttgcagttgcagctgccgttgtcgttgctgctgctgttgctgttgctttcgCTGCGGATTGATCTGGCTGGGCTTGAGGTTCTCCTCACCCGGGCCTTGTCCCTGCATTTTGCTCTGGAGCTCTTCGATGagtgcctgctgctggtgaagTGTGGGCGCCGCCAGGATCCTCAGCTCCGCGGGTGGCAGTGGTGGAGCCGGGGGCGGAGAAGGTATATGCGCCTCAATGGCCACATCCACCAGCTTGGGCTGGGACTTGGTTTTGCTCTCCGCCTTGTCCTTGCCATGCAACGCCTCGAAGCGGCTCTCCAGGTCCTCCGTTGACGGCGGCTGTTTCTTCTCCGCCGCTCGGTCCTCACCGCACTCCGAGATGACCTCCTGTTCGATCCGTTCGAGAGCTTGGTTCACGGTCTCGCTTTGAGTGGAAAAATGATTCTTGCTGCTCATGCGGCGCTTCAGGGTTTCATAGCGCTTTTCAAGATCCTCTGTTGAGGGCGGCTCCGAAGCTCTTCTCTTACTGAGATCCTTCTGTTCGGTTTGCTGACATTCCTCAGTATTTTTTGTTCgagtattttcaatttttgtttcgtGAGACTCGTCAATATTATTTGCTGAAGTTTCCGGGGTTTCTTTAGCCTTCTTTGCTGGAATTTCGTCCGTTTTCTTCGATGCAGTGACCTCCTTTTCCTTGGTTTCCAACGTCTTGCTGGCACTCTTACATCGCTCTTCGAAACTTTTTCGCTTCTCCTCGGCTCGAACTTCGACCTCTGATTTCTTCTGATCGTTTGTCAGTGCAGTATTCACTTCTTTCAGCTTCTCCTCAAAGGTTTTCGTGGACTTTTGTTCCCTTTCCCCAGTCTCAGCTTCCTTTTGATTCCTTGCTTCTGTCGACCTCTGATTTTTTGCTGTGGATTTTGTTTGCTCAGCTTCCTTGGATGACTCCAGGTTGGTTGTACTCAATTGCTTCTCCAGGGCATTGAAAcgcttctccagctcctctgtGGAAGGTGGGGACTTACGTGCAGTCTTCACAGGTTCTTCTTGATTTTCCACcttttctggttctggcttcTTTTTTGCCTTCTCTGATTCCACATTCGTGTCGGGGCTGTCTTTTCCCGATGGTTTTGGTTCGACTCTTTTAGACGCTTCTTTTTCTTCAGGGGTATTCGTTGGTGTCCTCTCCTTACCCTTAACCGATTCGTTTTGTTTATTGCTTTCTTCGGAATCCTTTGAATCCTTTACAGCCCGTCTTTCTTGGGGTTTTTCATCTCTAATTTCTGAATTTTCTGGCTCTTTTCGGGCCTTAGGTTCCTCCTCGGTTGGCTCTTTTCGGGCCTTAGGTTCCTCCTCGGTTGGCTCTTTTCGGGCCTTAGGTTCCTCCCTGGCTGGATCTTTTCGGGCCTTTGGTTCCTCCATGGCTGGCTCTTTTCTGGCCTTAGGCTCTTCCCTGGCTGGCTCTTTTCGGGCCTTAGGTTCCTCCTTGGCTGGCTCTTTTCGGGCCTTGGGTTCCTCCTTGTCTGGCTCTTCATCTGGTGGCTCCTTTTTAGTCTTGGCTGGGCTACTCTTCTGTACGCTCATTTTGCGTTCCAGGGCATTGAAACGATCCTCCAGCTCGGCTGTCGAGGGCAGTTTCCTAAGGCGTGGCTGGTCTCCTTCTTtatcttctttatttttatcaGTTTCCGTCCCTTTAGTGCTTTCCGTTTggggtgttgttgctgtgtccTTTGTCTCGGATTGGGAGTTCTCTGATCTGTGGAGTTTGCTGGTCTTCTCGCTGTCCTTCTGCTCTTTCGCGCCACTTCCGCTGGACTGGTCTGCATCCCCCAGGTCCACCGGGGGAGCCTTGGAACTTGATTCACTGGAACTCATTTGCTTGGTTAAGGCATCGAAACGGCTCTCTAGATCGGCTGTTGAGGGAATCCGCTCAGACTTTTCGGCCAATTCGGGATCCATTTCCTCCAGCTCCTTTCGCACCTTCTCGGCACTGAGCTGCTTCTCTAGGGTCTCGAATCGCTCCTCCAAGGCGGCCGTGCTGGGAATATACTTGGGCTTATCACATGACTGCTCCTGGCTGAAGCGATGCTCCAGCGCCTGGAAACGCTCCTCGATATCGATCGTCGAGGATCTGGTCAGCGTCTTGCGTCGTGGATCGTGACGCTTCCGGCTGGCATTGCTCAAAATGGCGGCTGTCGGAGGCGGTGGCTGGTGCGACTCTATCGTCATGCTCAGCACCTCCTTGTAGTCGTCTTTGTTTTCGCCGGGAATGTTGTCGTCGCGGATCTGCGGCACTTTGTCATCCGCATCCACCAGGTCTTCCCTTATCTGAGGCGGAGACATTGCCTTCGCCTCCTGCTCGCCGCTCTGTCCCTCCACCTGAGCCCTCTGCTCCATGTACACCGCTCGAGCGTCCGTTCCCTCTTCGTTGAGGGAGTAGGACAGTTCCAGGCGGCTGGGACGCTCCACACTGTTCACTCGCTCGAAATACTGATTGGTAACGCCATCTTCACTAAAATCGAACCGACGTGGAGTGGATTCGACGGCCTGCTCCTCTGCCGCACTCGCCGCTCCTGCTGTTCCCTCAATGCCCAGGGGATCGATGGACACCGGCCTGGGCGTCGGAAGCGGACTGATACAGGACGCGCCCAGATAGCTGGCCATGTCCGGCATCGGCGACAGCtgactggtgctggtgatTCCAGGGATATCTGTGCTCACCAGCAGGTGCAGTGGCTCCATTTTTCTGGCCAGCTCGGACTCATAGCCGAAGCGGCCGCTTTCTGTGGCACTGTCCTCTGCAACTTCCGCCTCCTGTTTGGGGGCCGGCTCCTTCTCATCACCACTCTCTGTGCCCATCAGCATGAAGGGTATTTCATGGGAGCTGGGAGCCCAGGATTTTGGTCTCTGGCGCTCCAAGCTCGCCTCTCGGGACCCCGTCAACAGCTGCGGCTTCTCCTTTAGCTTGCGCGCCAGCCTCGCCTTTTGCTTGGGACTTTTCTCCGTCGACTTGGGGTCATCGTCGTCACACAGACTGGTGTCCGTGCTGGATCCACCGCCGGTGgcgctgccaccgctgccccCGGCGCGTTccacctgctcctgctcgcCATCGCTGTCCTCGCTGTACGAGGAGCTGTCGCTCTTGCCGAATCGCGATCGGAGCTTCTGCGTCTTCATCGTCTTATCAGCGCCCTCGCGCATTATGGCCGCCCGTTCCGCTTTGATCTCCTTCCAGGTCAGGCTGTCGCGGCGTCTGAGAGTGGGGTCCGTGTCCCGCCACAGGAGGGTCTCGCCGCGCCGCAGCTGCTTCTCGGTGGAAGGTTTGGTGTGCAGAACGGCTGGGAGGGAGGGCTTCCTGGCAGGTGGAATGGCTCCCAGGGGGGCACTCACCCTCTTCCCCTTGTTGGTGATGATGGCCGGCCGGCCGAGAAGCAGCTGATTGACAGTCACCGAGGTCTGGGCAGAATTCGGTGGTCCCTGACGGGCTGCCGTCGAGCAGGCAGTGGTCAGGATGACATGCGCCTGTTTCTGGCGCTCCCTCAACCGATCGTACTGCTTCTTGAGCAGCGAAATGTCCAGGGCCATGCGGTCCTTCGACTCCGTAGGCTGCTTGCCCGCTGCCGGTCCCACGGAGCCGCGACGGCCCCAGTTCAGACCCCAGACGGTGGCCACCGCCATGCGCTCCTCATCCGAATGCGTGTCCTCGTCATCGTAGTACAGTCTGCAAGGGAGGATGCTCATAATGCTGGAACTTTGAATATCTCTTTCCGATATACTCACTGCATTCCCTGTTGGTGTCGGAGAGGGGCAATGTTGTACAGATGCTTGTCCCTCAGCTGCCTGAGATCCGCTATGGGTCCTAGCTTGACGACTCTTTCGATCAGTCCATTCGAATCGATCAAATGGCCGTTAAGCAGTTCACTCGAATAGGAACCCATTTTGCCATAGAACTCATCGGCTGAACGGACACTGAGAACGCGTCTGAAACGAGAAGAAAGGCATCTCTTGAAAGGTATTCCAATGGTAATAAAGAGTGcattttatagtattttctagtcTATTGAAGGCCTAAAACTCTGCCTACAGTCAAATCTCAGTGGCGGCTTTTTAGCGCTCTTTTTAAGAGAGTCTGGAGCCACCCTGACAAAATATCGTGCCAAAAAATGTATGGCCGTTGTCTCTACTTGTACCCTGTCTTTAAAATGCGTCAAATAATGTGCTGATGCAGGAATAACTATGGAGAACAGAAAGTTCTTATAGCTAAGATTGTATTTGTTTCCATAAGAGCTTAAGAGCCCTGCCTTTTCCAATGACTCTTTTCTATTAGCTCGTATCTTTCTTCATGGTTTGCCGTTTGGATTTCTTTGACATTGAAATCCCTTAGCCCCAAATCTAGTCCCATGTCTAGTCGGTTTATGCATTTGCTAACCTTGTTGATAACTGGTTTACTTGTTGTTATCCACAGACACCATAAAAAGTTCCGGAATGACAGAACATAAAATTTCTGGTGGCCAAAAAACGAACCGAAACTGctaaattgcatttggcaaGCGAGAAAAAGTTTTACCAAATTTCTAACAGCAGCCTTGACACAAATTCGTGCCGCACACTGCAGCGCCAACAATTTGGGTTGGGTGGGGTGTTGCACTGGCACCCAACCAAGCAAAACCCCCAGCCAGcgcagagacagggacagagaggcTGTACTCACTCTTCAAGGAGGCTCCAGAGAACGAGAGCGGTGCGGAGGATGACATCGCTGCCCTCGATGAGCACCAGGTCCCAGACGCGCAGCACACAGGACATGGGCAGGCAGGTGCAGAACATGGTGAGGAACCACTGCATGGTGAAGACATTGGTCAAGGGCGGCTCGTAGGCATTCTCCACGGGCCCCTGAAGGCGCTGCAGGTGCTTGGCGAGGCGCGGCAGACGCGTTTGCATCAGTTCGCGGAATACGCCCATGTCCGCCTGGAGGCCGCCCATCGAGCCGTAGAAGTAGCCCGTCGGCAGTACGCCCTCAACCAGATAGATCATGACCTTCAtggactcctcctcctccttgtcCATGACCTGCAGTATCAGGGCGCCCAGCATGTTGAAACCCTGGGTGGGATGGACGGGAGTATTCTTGAGTCGAGGCAGCAGACAAACGCCGTCGAGGAGCACTCACCTGGCAATAGCCCACCTCGGGATTGTAGCGGGCATACCCGAGCAGAATGCGCTTCAGCTTGGCCTGGTTGATGGATCCCGCGGGGCCGGTGCACAAATTGGAGCCAGTGCGATGCAGGTCCTGGTTTCAGTAAAGGGGAAATCCGCTTAAAAATAGCCCCGGCCCCAGGGCAGCGTGCACCAGATTCTCACCTTAACGATTTGTATGCCCAGCTCCTCGTCATCCTCGCGCCACTCCTCGCAGAAGCACTTCTCCCGCTGCTTGGCCCAGTCCACGTTCTTTGACTTGAGGTATTTGTCCGCCAGCGAGAGCCACAGCTGTGTGGGGTAGGATGGGTTGGCCAATGCAATCAGTCTAAACGGACGGCTGACAGCTAAATGGATACCTTACCTTGCGCCGGAATTCGGGTGGGGTGCCGCCGGGCAGGCGGGCGACCAGCTTCATGGCATGCAGCCATTGATTGTAATCCGATGCAGCATCCTCATCGCtggcgacggcagaggcggtggtgctggagctgctttCGTGGCCCCCACCGCCATTGCGTGTCAGCATGTTGTGGGTGGTGGAGCTTctatttttgctgtttgtggtggtgctgctggtgggggAGGTTAGGCTGGCTTTCCGCGGCGGTGGTGAGAGGCTAAAACGCATTTTAGGCTGTGCATCGTCTGAAAGAGTTAAGTTTTAAGAGTTATATAGCATACGCTCTGGCTGCGATCGATAGTATTTCTATATAGTATTTCTCTATTCAAATCGGACTCGATTCGGCTGTGTCCCTATGACTTACAATATCCGTGCAGTATGCAAACTTTACATGTATATAAGATACGtttttatagatatatattcATAGAAAGAGATTAGTTGGTTTTGGTTTAGAGTTAGTAGAGCGCGCAAAag contains:
- the LOC13036450 gene encoding titin isoform X1, with product MSETKKLLDKLLCDIYGKQEELARRGCTCHPRDHPLGSCNKKKKGRMAQLASGIVGGRAVLERLNVRQLIDVVAILKVEILMMGYMLKTVLIARDRLNRHQEVLCKFIITAVEKHDAQPKMRFSLSPPPRKASLTSPTSSTTTNSKNRSSTTHNMLTRNGGGGHESSSSTTASAVASDEDAASDYNQWLHAMKLVARLPGGTPPEFRRKLWLSLADKYLKSKNVDWAKQREKCFCEEWREDDEELGIQIVKDLHRTGSNLCTGPAGSINQAKLKRILLGYARYNPEVGYCQGFNMLGALILQVMDKEEEESMKVMIYLVEGVLPTGYFYGSMGGLQADMGVFRELMQTRLPRLAKHLQRLQGPVENAYEPPLTNVFTMQWFLTMFCTCLPMSCVLRVWDLVLIEGSDVILRTALVLWSLLEERVLSVRSADEFYGKMGSYSSELLNGHLIDSNGLIERVVKLGPIADLRQLRDKHLYNIAPLRHQQGMQLYYDDEDTHSDEERMAVATVWGLNWGRRGSVGPAAGKQPTESKDRMALDISLLKKQYDRLRERQKQAHVILTTACSTAARQGPPNSAQTSVTVNQLLLGRPAIITNKGKRVSAPLGAIPPARKPSLPAVLHTKPSTEKQLRRGETLLWRDTDPTLRRRDSLTWKEIKAERAAIMREGADKTMKTQKLRSRFGKSDSSSYSEDSDGEQEQVERAGGSGGSATGGGSSTDTSLCDDDDPKSTEKSPKQKARLARKLKEKPQLLTGSREASLERQRPKSWAPSSHEIPFMLMGTESGDEKEPAPKQEAEVAEDSATESGRFGYESELARKMEPLHLLVSTDIPGITSTSQLSPMPDMASYLGASCISPLPTPRPVSIDPLGIEGTAGAASAAEEQAVESTPRRFDFSEDGVTNQYFERVNSVERPSRLELSYSLNEEGTDARAVYMEQRAQVEGQSGEQEAKAMSPPQIREDLVDADDKVPQIRDDNIPGENKDDYKEVLSMTIESHQPPPPTAAILSNASRKRHDPRRKTLTRSSTIDIEERFQALEHRFSQEQSCDKPKYIPSTAALEERFETLEKQLSAEKVRKELEEMDPELAEKSERIPSTADLESRFDALTKQMSSSESSSKAPPVDLGDADQSSGSGAKEQKDSEKTSKLHRSENSQSETKDTATTPQTESTKGTETDKNKEDKEGDQPRLRKLPSTAELEDRFNALERKMSVQKSSPAKTKKEPPDEEPDKEEPKARKEPAKEEPKARKEPAREEPKARKEPAMEEPKARKDPAREEPKARKEPTEEEPKARKEPTEEEPKARKEPENSEIRDEKPQERRAVKDSKDSEESNKQNESVKGKERTPTNTPEEKEASKRVEPKPSGKDSPDTNVESEKAKKKPEPEKVENQEEPVKTARKSPPSTEELEKRFNALEKQLSTTNLESSKEAEQTKSTAKNQRSTEARNQKEAETGEREQKSTKTFEEKLKEVNTALTNDQKKSEVEVRAEEKRKSFEERCKSASKTLETKEKEVTASKKTDEIPAKKAKETPETSANNIDESHETKIENTRTKNTEECQQTEQKDLSKRRASEPPSTEDLEKRYETLKRRMSSKNHFSTQSETVNQALERIEQEVISECGEDRAAEKKQPPSTEDLESRFEALHGKDKAESKTKSQPKLVDVAIEAHIPSPPPAPPLPPAELRILAAPTLHQQQALIEELQSKMQGQGPGEENLKPSQINPQRKQQQQQQQRQRQLQLQQRPTTMGDETSEAPANTAYYRSGNYEPWQQRTVRRFSDLPSRADLENRLQFLEKKLYKKFYKQRCASDSEVASKANVLVISADGPSTSRQALAECQLEQRVLALEKQLSENSLKLLEAMREKSAAAVAVAPQSDDSGSPRRLSTDTIDATTGKELVRYTQNFGELEEVDSHKPINISINIKMMVNKDSERKRSESKPTTEDLARRLEQLEAQLVEERAKNGTVIPENEALEEPQPQPHPDKPDESEGSKKQEKDCHNQNVKSDETVRLEDLPPEGIEPETVKETKTLENEEIAQARAKEVDVDKTAKEAVVDPKSEVQEENTKQEDVIKTEHVEEPSSKELEPPQAEKGKPNKNEETKTKKCCSDECTVTKESSNQQPEKNQPTTKDASKEMPDKMVTNGSDTGPVDASNKTVVLLMDNEPKASRLRRLTRANTEELEDLFQALEKQLNDRNLIKSEDGRLIRAESKPSAEQVEQAQAITDLTKQIEDYTSGNAEEEKPAKEPKEPIEDKPEAEEPNDYDWGPNPVKHHLKRKTVYLPSTKELEARFRSLERQIKLLEDVEKIDVEQRLKEIERKIKLQYSLSHEKDLNKYLDLCEGKGLDDDDLAVEETPTKEEPPPPANQRSRSPARKVATKSPYTSPSRKAATKSPYTSPSRKAASKSPYSSPYTSPYTSPSRQRQKTPGSSPTRASEKKAKRSPYTSPVRRQPHPNDLPISDDLEFKYRVLDLVRSKSKENLARRMNDPNRKPPIHPLEMLLDPSPDSSEIPTTGELEHRIRLLDEKLKSPVRPSRHKSRSRSPTIEDIKRKKMLEEQQPRTPVHNLERLVSSPGRPEPPTAEELDVRMRALEEEHSFDFKTQKDYKAFNQKLKDVISPSISFEEFKSAKSREQSPRRGGGATTPKSAMRRDDHDDYRRDDAHSTHTHTHYRPTSPKVIRFRDEDEDYFEEAAAPRPKSRQSSERMVGTINEVMECLSENNTILQRILKKTLADQPSSIRSYSSSSAEGLDALGSRLMRETSPITRTGTHTGVPLRTTGENINDRLSSIKNSIKSIDTLCEEKPYQKEKCQRYIDSLFTDSLHFASKKSSVEDLAHSRSESRGRTMQRSSDYTPSIRITSEHRSLGSAESRRSLSPLGRDVSPLHHRSHRDISRDLSPRRRRGEQEDREERESSRVRRDNMLPNYFADNRSELSSGSSLTKFHKVDRQLEETCAKYADDRRSACRTPLSSPYETRSSATRHTTTNYNYNSTTTTTTTTTGTTISGTATATDSFPRPVSPYRQPYDPYRRPNAPAAPPAYQPAKLEIRHTTVTSTFYDRFLTEKQIEKQTLSRPPSRSPVVSPSVTTKSYSDLYQSISTTSSTSIPITTTGHTSFMSSSYAGPSFSQPDGSNYSYLSTHTAGSGKSLSPIGGSSSSDLRLHSTDNLLASTTTSASAITTSSSFMPYNFSSSLGSRLTDPISSCSVASVTTTSSLTYSTGVYNPMMSFTLREPLTSSSLGGVGVGTSSLLGQYQFKTSFGSGYTPKTPTEQDKP
- the LOC13036450 gene encoding titin isoform X5, which gives rise to MDDAQPKMRFSLSPPPRKASLTSPTSSTTTNSKNRSSTTHNMLTRNGGGGHESSSSTTASAVASDEDAASDYNQWLHAMKLVARLPGGTPPEFRRKLWLSLADKYLKSKNVDWAKQREKCFCEEWREDDEELGIQIVKDLHRTGSNLCTGPAGSINQAKLKRILLGYARYNPEVGYCQGFNMLGALILQVMDKEEEESMKVMIYLVEGVLPTGYFYGSMGGLQADMGVFRELMQTRLPRLAKHLQRLQGPVENAYEPPLTNVFTMQWFLTMFCTCLPMSCVLRVWDLVLIEGSDVILRTALVLWSLLEERVLSVRSADEFYGKMGSYSSELLNGHLIDSNGLIERVVKLGPIADLRQLRDKHLYNIAPLRHQQGMQLYYDDEDTHSDEERMAVATVWGLNWGRRGSVGPAAGKQPTESKDRMALDISLLKKQYDRLRERQKQAHVILTTACSTAARQGPPNSAQTSVTVNQLLLGRPAIITNKGKRVSAPLGAIPPARKPSLPAVLHTKPSTEKQLRRGETLLWRDTDPTLRRRDSLTWKEIKAERAAIMREGADKTMKTQKLRSRFGKSDSSSYSEDSDGEQEQVERAGGSGGSATGGGSSTDTSLCDDDDPKSTEKSPKQKARLARKLKEKPQLLTGSREASLERQRPKSWAPSSHEIPFMLMGTESGDEKEPAPKQEAEVAEDSATESGRFGYESELARKMEPLHLLVSTDIPGITSTSQLSPMPDMASYLGASCISPLPTPRPVSIDPLGIEGTAGAASAAEEQAVESTPRRFDFSEDGVTNQYFERVNSVERPSRLELSYSLNEEGTDARAVYMEQRAQVEGQSGEQEAKAMSPPQIREDLVDADDKVPQIRDDNIPGENKDDYKEVLSMTIESHQPPPPTAAILSNASRKRHDPRRKTLTRSSTIDIEERFQALEHRFSQEQSCDKPKYIPSTAALEERFETLEKQLSAEKVRKELEEMDPELAEKSERIPSTADLESRFDALTKQMSSSESSSKAPPVDLGDADQSSGSGAKEQKDSEKTSKLHRSENSQSETKDTATTPQTESTKGTETDKNKEDKEGDQPRLRKLPSTAELEDRFNALERKMSVQKSSPAKTKKEPPDEEPDKEEPKARKEPAKEEPKARKEPAREEPKARKEPAMEEPKARKDPAREEPKARKEPTEEEPKARKEPTEEEPKARKEPENSEIRDEKPQERRAVKDSKDSEESNKQNESVKGKERTPTNTPEEKEASKRVEPKPSGKDSPDTNVESEKAKKKPEPEKVENQEEPVKTARKSPPSTEELEKRFNALEKQLSTTNLESSKEAEQTKSTAKNQRSTEARNQKEAETGEREQKSTKTFEEKLKEVNTALTNDQKKSEVEVRAEEKRKSFEERCKSASKTLETKEKEVTASKKTDEIPAKKAKETPETSANNIDESHETKIENTRTKNTEECQQTEQKDLSKRRASEPPSTEDLEKRYETLKRRMSSKNHFSTQSETVNQALERIEQEVISECGEDRAAEKKQPPSTEDLESRFEALHGKDKAESKTKSQPKLVDVAIEAHIPSPPPAPPLPPAELRILAAPTLHQQQALIEELQSKMQGQGPGEENLKPSQINPQRKQQQQQQQRQRQLQLQQRPTTMGDETSEAPANTAYYRSGNYEPWQQRTVRRFSDLPSRADLENRLQFLEKKLYKKFYKQRCASDSEVASKANVLVISADGPSTSRQALAECQLEQRVLALEKQLSENSLKLLEAMREKSAAAVAVAPQSDDSGSPRRLSTDTIDATTGKELVRYTQNFGELEEVDSHKPINISINIKMMVNKDSERKRSESKPTTEDLARRLEQLEAQLVEERAKNGTVIPENEALEEPQPQPHPDKPDESEGSKKQEKDCHNQNVKSDETVRLEDLPPEGIEPETVKETKTLENEEIAQARAKEVDVDKTAKEAVVDPKSEVQEENTKQEDVIKTEHVEEPSSKELEPPQAEKGKPNKNEETKTKKCCSDECTVTKESSNQQPEKNQPTTKDASKEMPDKMVTNGSDTGPVDASNKTVVLLMDNEPKASRLRRLTRANTEELEDLFQALEKQLNDRNLIKSEDGRLIRAESKPSAEQVEQAQAITDLTKQIEDYTSGNAEEEKPAKEPKEPIEDKPEAEEPNDYDWGPNPVKHHLKRKTVYLPSTKELEARFRSLERQIKLLEDVEKIDVEQRLKEIERKIKLQYSLSHEKDLNKYLDLCEGKGLDDDDLAVEETPTKEEPPPPANQRSRSPARKVATKSPYTSPSRKAATKSPYTSPSRKAASKSPYSSPYTSPYTSPSRQRQKTPGSSPTRASEKKAKRSPYTSPVRRQPHPNDLPISDDLEFKYRVLDLVRSKSKENLARRMNDPNRKPPIHPLEMLLDPSPDSSEIPTTGELEHRIRLLDEKLKSPVRPSRHKSRSRSPTIEDIKRKKMLEEQQPRTPVHNLERLVSSPGRPEPPTAEELDVRMRALEEEHSFDFKTQKDYKAFNQKLKDVISPSISFEEFKSAKSREQSPRRGGGATTPKSAMRRDDHDDYRRDDAHSTHTHTHYRPTSPKVIRFRDEDEDYFEEAAAPRPKSRQSSERMVGTINEVMECLSENNTILQRILKKTLADQPSSIRSYSSSSAEGLDALGSRLMRETSPITRTGTHTGVPLRTTGENINDRLSSIKNSIKSIDTLCEEKPYQKEKCQRYIDSLFTDSLHFASKKSSVEDLAHSRSESRGRTMQRSSDYTPSIRITSEHRSLGSAESRRSLSPLGRDVSPLHHRSHRDISRDLSPRRRRGEQEDREERESSRVRRDNMLPNYFADNRSELSSGSSLTKFHKVDRQLEETCAKYADDRRSACRTPLSSPYETRSSATRHTTTNYNYNSTTTTTTTTTGTTISGTATATDSFPRPVSPYRQPYDPYRRPNAPAAPPAYQPAKLEIRHTTVTSTFYDRFLTEKQIEKQTLSRPPSRSPVVSPSVTTKSYSDLYQSISTTSSTSIPITTTGHTSFMSSSYAGPSFSQPDGSNYSYLSTHTAGSGKSLSPIGGSSSSDLRLHSTDNLLASTTTSASAITTSSSFMPYNFSSSLGSRLTDPISSCSVASVTTTSSLTYSTGVYNPMMSFTLREPLTSSSLGGVGVGTSSLLGQYQFKTSFGSGYTPKTPTEQDKP